In Wenyingzhuangia fucanilytica, the following are encoded in one genomic region:
- a CDS encoding alpha/beta hydrolase, with the protein MKKSFNKILILGLAFSIGISSNTFSQENQIPLWDTVPGAKHNKDYKEEPRLDKNGNRTGIKKVTNPSITPYLVNNSSSNNTAVIICPGGAYSVLAIDKEGIDIAKYFNSIGVSAFVLKYRLPTDLIMDNKTIGPLQDAQEAIRTVRRNAKIWNINPNKIGIMGFSAGGHLASTLSTHYNDKVYQSDETNAKPNFSILIYPVISMEDGITHKGSRTNLLGKNASIDLIKKYSNEKQIDANTPPTFLVHATDDLVVPVENSINYYLKLKEYKVRAEMHLYENGGHGFGLGKKGTNVNWTHTLKNWLDINHLLP; encoded by the coding sequence ATGAAAAAAAGTTTTAATAAGATATTAATTTTGGGGTTAGCTTTTAGTATTGGAATATCATCAAATACATTTTCTCAAGAAAATCAAATTCCTCTATGGGATACAGTTCCTGGAGCAAAACATAACAAAGACTATAAAGAAGAACCTAGGTTAGATAAAAACGGAAATAGAACCGGTATAAAAAAAGTAACAAATCCTAGCATTACACCCTATTTAGTTAATAACAGTTCTAGTAACAATACAGCTGTAATTATTTGTCCTGGTGGTGCTTATTCTGTTTTAGCTATTGATAAAGAAGGAATTGATATCGCCAAATATTTTAACTCCATTGGTGTTTCCGCCTTTGTGTTAAAGTACAGATTACCCACAGATCTTATTATGGACAACAAAACCATCGGACCATTACAAGATGCTCAAGAAGCCATTAGAACAGTGCGAAGAAATGCCAAAATATGGAACATCAATCCAAATAAAATTGGAATTATGGGCTTCTCTGCTGGTGGACACCTAGCCTCTACTTTATCTACACATTATAATGATAAAGTTTATCAATCAGATGAAACCAATGCAAAACCAAATTTTTCTATTCTAATCTATCCTGTAATTTCTATGGAAGATGGTATTACTCATAAAGGATCAAGAACGAATCTTTTAGGTAAAAACGCATCTATTGATTTGATAAAAAAATACTCTAACGAAAAACAAATTGATGCCAACACACCACCTACTTTTCTTGTACACGCTACTGATGATCTTGTAGTACCAGTAGAAAATAGCATCAACTATTATTTAAAACTAAAAGAATACAAAGTTAGAGCCGAAATGCACCTATATGAAAATGGTGGACACGGTTTTGGATTAGGTAAAAAAGGTACAAATGTTAACTGGACTCATACACTTAAAAACTGGCTTGACATCAACCACTTACTTCCTTAA
- a CDS encoding response regulator: MSKINLIVADDHQLFRDGLTALLNKHDFLNVLATVEDGLELINILKDGMHPDIILLDLSMPNMNGFEVLKTLRKKYKDIKAIAISMHDDGNYIAKCAQHGAYGYLLKNTDEDEVLNAIKQVHDGHKYYNQELSKKMIDSMAEVKSIKKLTKKESEILELLSKGLTTKEIASKLYVSTRTVETHRSNMLKKLEVKNTVELINKASTLKII, translated from the coding sequence ATGAGTAAAATCAATCTTATTGTTGCAGATGATCATCAGTTATTTAGAGATGGATTAACTGCACTATTAAATAAACACGATTTTTTAAATGTATTAGCAACCGTAGAAGATGGTTTAGAGTTGATTAATATTTTAAAAGACGGAATGCATCCTGATATTATTTTATTAGATCTATCTATGCCTAATATGAATGGATTTGAAGTTTTAAAAACATTAAGAAAAAAATACAAAGACATCAAAGCTATTGCCATTTCTATGCACGATGATGGTAACTATATTGCCAAATGTGCTCAGCATGGTGCTTATGGTTATTTGCTTAAAAACACTGATGAAGACGAAGTTTTAAATGCCATCAAACAAGTGCATGACGGACATAAATACTACAACCAAGAATTGTCTAAAAAAATGATAGACAGTATGGCCGAAGTTAAAAGCATCAAAAAACTTACTAAAAAAGAATCTGAAATTTTAGAATTGCTTTCAAAAGGCTTAACAACTAAAGAAATTGCTTCAAAATTATATGTGAGTACAAGAACTGTAGAAACTCACAGATCAAATATGTTAAAAAAATTAGAAGTAAAAAACACTGTTGAATTGATTAACAAAGCTAGTACTTTAAAGATCATATAA
- a CDS encoding rhodanese-like domain-containing protein, with translation MSQFDNEKIQEYLKAGAVVLDVRTNEEYAEGHVPGSEHIILQTLPGKVNVVKEYAKPVIAVCRSGARSQQATDFLKQHGVDIINGGPWENVDQYIS, from the coding sequence ATGAGTCAATTTGATAACGAAAAAATTCAAGAATATTTAAAGGCTGGAGCAGTTGTATTAGATGTTAGAACTAATGAAGAGTATGCAGAAGGACATGTTCCAGGTTCAGAACATATTATTTTACAAACTTTGCCAGGAAAAGTGAATGTGGTAAAAGAATATGCAAAGCCTGTAATTGCTGTTTGTAGAAGTGGGGCAAGAAGCCAACAAGCAACAGATTTTTTAAAACAACATGGTGTTGATATTATCAATGGAGGTCCATGGGAAAATGTAGATCAATACATTAGCTAA
- a CDS encoding PAS domain-containing sensor histidine kinase produces MLSNNELSLQDVKTNKEFNLERFFNISPSILCIASTEGILKKVNPSFSKLLGYSIEELTETPVSNYIHPEDRQITSKLRHDISKNIPMINFENRYITKAGNIVWLSWTSIYEPEDEVIYAVAKNVTQTKELENKRNLLLIELTRLNTELKQFAYTTSHNLRSPIDNIISLFGLMNFPKIEDPETLKYIEVFYTSVLQLKQTLNKHIETLGTEKKINVDLKSLNLNNTLNIVKESVNELLKTSKATLNVDFKEVPNIKFSSFYLQSIFLNLISNSIKYADSKRKLIISITSKKVNNKPQIIFSDNGIGFDMDKVNGNIFKLNQTFHNHQNSKGIGLFLVKSHLESLNGSIEVNSKVDVGTTFTLTFNE; encoded by the coding sequence ATGTTAAGCAATAATGAATTGTCTTTACAAGATGTAAAGACTAATAAAGAATTTAACTTAGAACGTTTTTTTAATATTTCTCCAAGCATACTTTGTATTGCATCAACCGAAGGAATTTTAAAAAAAGTAAACCCTTCTTTTTCAAAATTATTAGGATATAGCATAGAGGAACTTACTGAAACTCCTGTTAGTAATTACATACACCCAGAAGACAGACAAATTACTTCTAAGCTAAGACATGACATTAGTAAAAACATACCTATGATTAATTTTGAGAATAGGTACATTACCAAAGCGGGGAATATTGTTTGGCTATCATGGACTTCTATATATGAACCTGAGGATGAAGTAATTTATGCGGTAGCAAAAAACGTAACTCAAACAAAAGAATTAGAGAATAAAAGAAATTTATTATTGATAGAGCTAACAAGATTAAACACTGAGCTTAAACAATTTGCTTATACTACTTCTCACAATTTAAGATCTCCCATAGATAATATTATTTCTCTATTTGGATTGATGAATTTCCCTAAAATTGAAGACCCAGAAACCCTAAAATATATTGAGGTCTTTTACACATCTGTTCTTCAATTAAAACAAACCTTAAACAAACACATAGAAACATTAGGAACCGAAAAAAAGATTAATGTTGATCTTAAATCACTTAACCTTAATAACACCCTAAATATTGTTAAAGAATCTGTAAATGAGTTATTAAAAACCTCAAAAGCAACTTTAAATGTAGACTTTAAAGAAGTTCCTAATATTAAATTCAGTTCATTTTATTTACAAAGTATTTTCCTTAACCTTATTTCTAATTCGATTAAATACGCTGATTCCAAAAGAAAACTAATCATCTCTATTACCTCCAAAAAAGTAAACAATAAGCCTCAAATTATTTTTTCTGATAATGGAATTGGTTTTGATATGGATAAAGTAAATGGGAATATTTTTAAATTAAATCAAACCTTCCATAATCATCAAAACAGTAAAGGAATTGGATTGTTTTTAGTTAAAAGTCACCTAGAAAGTTTAAACGGTAGTATTGAAGTTAATAGCAAAGTAGATGTAGGAACTACTTTTACTTTAACATTTAACGAATAA
- the proB gene encoding glutamate 5-kinase, translating into MNVISKKILIKIGSNVLTLSSGAPNKDRIEHLVEQVALLKKQGHQVILVSSGAVAAGRSQVNLPSSLDAVSKRQVLASVGQIALMNLYNSFFTNHQLVCSQVLITKESFSTREHYLNMTNCIEALLKCNITPIINENDVVSVTELMFTDNDELSGLVASMVQADELLILSNVDGIFTDHPTKPNAKLIRDFDNEEINLEDAISEEKSEFGRGGMLTKANTAIKIAALGVNVSIGNGTVPNITAQLLNRETGTFFKARHDKNKSAVKKWITNSGTFSKGKVYINQGAHQALLSNQANSLLPVGIEKLEGDFKKGDIITIIDCNGNEVGYGKASYGAEKANVFQKKHNQPALVHYNYLTIK; encoded by the coding sequence ATGAATGTTATATCTAAGAAGATTTTAATTAAAATAGGTTCCAATGTTCTTACACTTTCATCAGGTGCTCCTAATAAAGATCGTATAGAACATCTTGTGGAACAAGTAGCATTATTAAAGAAACAAGGACATCAAGTAATTTTGGTTTCCTCTGGAGCTGTTGCAGCAGGTAGGTCTCAAGTTAACTTACCATCATCGTTAGATGCGGTAAGTAAAAGACAAGTTTTGGCCTCGGTAGGTCAAATTGCCTTAATGAACCTATACAACAGTTTCTTTACCAATCATCAATTGGTTTGTTCTCAGGTATTAATTACTAAAGAGTCCTTTAGTACAAGAGAACATTATTTAAACATGACCAATTGTATTGAAGCATTACTAAAGTGTAACATCACCCCAATTATTAACGAAAATGATGTGGTTTCTGTTACAGAATTAATGTTTACTGATAATGATGAATTATCTGGTTTGGTTGCTAGTATGGTACAAGCTGATGAATTACTGATTTTAAGTAATGTAGATGGAATTTTTACAGACCACCCTACAAAACCTAATGCAAAACTAATTAGAGATTTTGACAACGAAGAAATCAATTTAGAAGATGCTATTAGCGAAGAAAAATCAGAATTTGGACGTGGGGGAATGTTAACCAAAGCCAATACTGCAATCAAAATTGCTGCTTTGGGTGTAAATGTATCTATTGGAAATGGTACTGTCCCCAACATTACTGCCCAACTCTTAAACAGAGAAACAGGAACGTTTTTTAAAGCTCGTCACGATAAAAACAAATCGGCAGTAAAAAAATGGATCACCAATTCAGGAACTTTTTCTAAAGGAAAAGTTTATATTAACCAAGGTGCTCATCAAGCACTTTTAAGCAATCAAGCAAATAGTTTGTTGCCTGTTGGTATTGAAAAATTAGAAGGTGATTTTAAAAAAGGTGACATCATTACTATTATTGATTGCAATGGTAATGAAGTAGGTTATGGAAAGGCATCTTATGGTGCAGAGAAAGCTAATGTGTTTCAAAAAAAACACAACCAGCCTGCGTTAGTGCACTATAATTACTTAACAATAAAGTAA